The Rudaeicoccus suwonensis sequence CGCTCCAGCAACGACTTCCCGCTGACGTTGAGCCCGGTGCTGCAGGCGCTGGAGGAGCATGTCGTGCTGCTGCGTCTGCTGGCATCGATGGACGGCGAGTCACGCGAGAGTGTGGCGGTCCGCATCGGCGCGGAGAACCCGATCTCCGATCTGGCGAGCACGTCGGTGGTGACGGCGTCATACACCGCCGGCGGCGTGGCCGGTCTGGGTGTCCTCGGCCCGACCCGGATGAACTACCCCTCGACGATGGCCGCTGTGCGGGCGGTTGCCCGCTATGTGACCGAGATCCTGAATCAGTAACGACCACAGTACTTTTCGCCCCTGACAAGGACAGTTGTGAACGACTACTACGGCGACCTCGGAGTCGCGCAGAACGCCACGCCCGAGGAGATCAAGCGGGCCTACCGCAAGATGGCGCGCAAGCTGCACCCGGACGTGAACCCCGATCCGGACGCGGCCGACCAGTTCAAGAAGATCTCCCAGGCGTATGACGTTCTCGGCGATGCCGAGAAGCGTCAGGCGTACGACATGGGCAGCGACCCGTACGGCGGTTCCGCAGGTTCCGCCGGCTTCGGCCAGGGCTTTTCGTTCAGCGACATCATGGACGCCTTCTTCAGCGGTGGCGTCGGTGGCCAGACCGGCCCACGCTCGCGGGTGCAGCGTGGCCAAGACGCCCTGATCGGTGTCGAGATCGACCTTTCAGCAGCGGTTTTCGGCAGTACGGAGGACCTCACGTTCGACACTGCTGTCGTCTGCGAAACCTGCCACGGCGACGGTGCCCGGCCAGGCACCGGTCGTCATACATGCGACATCTGCCACGGATCCGGCCAGGTGCAGCAGGTGCAGCGCTCCTTCCTCGGTCAGGTCATGACGACCCGCCCGTGCAATGCCTGCCGCGGCTTCGGCGAGATCATCGACAGCCCCTGCTTCGACTGCTCTGGCGAGGGCCGTGTGCGCGATCGCCGCACCATCTCGGTGAAGGTCCCTGCAGGAGTCGACAGCGGCACGCGAATCCAGCTGACCGGAGAGGGTGAGGTCGGTCCGGCAGGTGGTCCGGCCGGTGACCTGTATGTCGAGGTGCGTGTTCGCAAGCACCCGACCTTTCAGCGACAGGGCAACGACCTGCACTGCTCGGTCGAACTCCCCATGACAGCAGCGGCTCTGGGCACGACGCTGTCGCTGGAGACCCTTGACGGCAAGCGCGATGTCGACATCCGTCCGGGAACGCAGCCCGGGGACGTCATCACGCTGCGCAACCTCGGGGTCACGCAGTTGCGCAGCAGCGCCCGTGGTGACCTCATGGTGCACGCAAACGTTCGCGTACCCACCAAGCTGGATGCCGAGCAGGAGCAACTCCTGCGTCAGCTCGCCGACCAGCGCGGCGAGGATCTGTCGCAGGCGCGTTTCGACCGGGTCGAGAAGGGCTTGTTCGGCAAGTTGCGCGACGCCTTCCAGCAGAAGTGACCGCTCCGCTGTTCTTCGTCGACGACGGCGCGCTGGCCGTCGCCGAGGTGCACGGTGAACTCGTGCTCGCCGGGGCAGAGGCCCGGCACGCTGTTGTCGTGCGTCGCATCGGCGCCGGAGAAGTCGTGCACCTCGCCGATGGCAGCGGACGTGTCGCAGAGTGCCGTGTGGTCGCTGCGGCTGCCGACGCGCTCACCGTCACGGTGCTCGCACTGCACGAAACCGATGCGCCCGCAGTGCGATTCGTGTTGATGCAGGCGCTCGCCAAGGGTGACCGCGACGACCAGGCGATCGAGGCGGCGACCGAACTCGGCGTCGACGTGGTCGTTCCGTGGCAGGCCGAGCGCAGCATCGTGCAGTGGCGCGGCGAACGCGGGGCAAAGGCGCATCGCAAGTGGGCCGCGCTGTTGCGCGCCGCAGCCAAGCAGTCGAGGCGGCCGACGGTGCCCGATCTGGAAGATGTCGTCAGCTCTCGTATGGCGGTGGACCGGCTTGCTGCAGCGACGACAGCGCTGGTGCTGCACGAGGAGGCCACGGCGCGCCTCACCGACGTCGACCTTCCGGGTGAGGGCGAGGTCATGGTCGTCGTCGGTCCCGAGGGCGGCATCACGCCGGGAGAGGTGGCAGCGTTCGAGGCGGCCGGCGCCATACCGGTGCGCCTGGGGCCGACGGTGCTGCGCGCGTCGAGCGCAGGACCGGCTGCACTGGCTGTGCTTGCGGCCCGATGCCGTTGGTGACGGCGGGCGGACGGTATGAAGTCGCCGCCTGTCACGGGCCGACCGTAGGATGGCGGGACGATGACACGTGACGATCAGGCCCATCTGCCCGCAACGACCGCCAGCGCGGACGCCACCGAGTCGAGTCCGGTGAGCCGATCCGCCGACATCGAGGCGGAGCACACCATCGAAATTCCACCGGACGTCGCGATGGTCACCCTGCTCGGCCCGCGCGATGAGCTCTTGCGCACCATGGAGCGTGCCTTTCCCCGACTGCGACTGCACGTGCGCGGCAACGTCTTCCACCTGGCCGGTGCGCCCGCGGACATGGCGCTGGTCGAAGAACTCATCGACGAGCTCCTGGTCATCATCGACGCCGGTCAGCCGCTCAACCGCGACGCCGTCGAGCGGTCGATCGGCATGCTGCGCGGCCGCACGCGCGAGCGTCCTGCGGACGTGCTGACGATGAACATCGTGAGCAACCGCGGACGCACGATCCGTCCCAAGACGCTGGGCCAGAAAGGGTATGTCGACGCGATCGACGCCAACACCATCGTCTTCGGGATCGGCCCGGCCGGCACCGGCAAGACCTATCTGGCAATGGCCAAGGCGGTCGCGGCGCTGCAGGCCAAGCAGGTCAACCGGATCATCCTGACCCGTCCGGCGGTCGAGGCCGGCGAGCGGCTGGGGTTCCTGCCCGGCACACTCAACGACAAGATCGACCCTTACCTGCGCCCGCTCTACGACGCACTGCACGACATGGTCGACCAGGATTCGCTCTCCCGACTCATGGCCTCCGGCACCGTCGAGGTCGCTCCGCTGGCCTACATGCGCGGCCGCACGCTCAACGACGCGTTCATCATCCTCGACGAGGCGCAGAACACCTCCGCCGAACAGATGAAGATGTTCCTCACCCGGTTGGGCTTCGGGTCCAAGATGGTTGTCACCGGCGATGTCACCCAGGTCGACCTGCCGGGGGGCACCCAGTCAGGTCTGCGGGTGGTGCAGGACATCCTTGGCAACGTCGACGACGTGCACTTCTCCCGACTCACCGCCGACGACGTCGTGCGGCACCGGCTGGTCAGCGCGATCGTCGAGGCCTACGAGGAATTCGACGCCGCAACCACGGCCACCTCCGGTCATCAGCGGCCCGCGCGCCACGGCGCCCGTCGCAGCAGCGGTGGCAGCGCGACCGGCACGAGCAGCGAACGCGGTGAGCGCTCGTGAGCATCGATCTGCGCAACGAGACCGACGCGGTCATCGACCTCGAAGAGTTGCACGACTGCGCGGCCTTCGTGCTCGACCAGATGCGCGTTCACCCGGGCGCCGACCTGTTCGTCGGGGTGATCGACGAGGCTGCGATGGAGACACTGCACCGGCAGTGGATGGATCTGCCCGGGCCGACCGACGTCATGAGCTTCCCGATGGACGAGTTGCGCCCGGGCTCCGCCGACGAAGAACCCGCCGAAGGCGTGCTCGGTGACATCGTGCTGTGCCCGACGGTGGCGGCTCGCCAAGCCGCCGACGCCGGTCACACGATGGACGAAGAGCTCTTGCTGCTGACGGTGCACGGCATCCTGCACCTGCTCGGTTTCGACCACGCCGAGCCGGACGAGCGGCGCGAGATGTTCGAGTTGCAGCGCACCCTGCTGCTGACCTTCCTGGCCGGCCTTGGGCGCAGTGGTGCCGCGGTGCGGATCAAACCGCCGTCGGGGGAGTAACTCGCCATGGTGCTGCTGCTCGTCGCTGCACTTGCCTCTGTCGTACTCGGATTCCTCTTCGCAGCAATCGAATCCGCGCTCAGCCGAATCGGGCGCCATGGCGCAGATGCGCTCGTCGACGAAGGTCGTCGTGGCGCTCCGGCGCTGAGCCGACTGGTCGACGACAGCGCCGCGGTTGCCATGGTGCTGACCTTCCTGCGCGTCGTCACCGAGGCGACCGCGGCTGTGCTGGTGACCTTCGCCTGCCGTGAGGCGCTGCACGACTTCTGGGCCGCGTTGCTGGTGGCGATCGCTGTCATGGCGATCGTGTCCTTCGTCCTCGTCGGCGTCTCGCCGCGCACTCTCGGGCGGCAGCACTCTGCGGCTTTCGCCCTGTCGACAGCACCTGCGGTTCTGTGGTTGCACCGGTTGCTCAGCCCCGTCGCCCGAGCGCTCGTCGCTCTCGGCAACGCGGTGACACCGGGTCGCGGATACCGCGACGGGCCCTTCGACTCAGAGGCCGAACTCCGCGAATACGTCGATCTGGCAACTGATTCCGATTTCATCGAAGACGACGAGCGCAAGATGATCCAGTCGGTCTTCGAACTCGACGAGACGGTCGCACGCGGGCTCATGGTGCCACGCACCGACATGATCACCGTCGACCGGCGCAAGACACTGCGCCAGGCCATGTCGCTACTGCGCCGCTCCGGTTTCTCCCGGATCCCGGTGACGGACGGCAGTCCTGACGACATACAAGGCGTCATCTACTTCAAAGACGTGGCGGCCCGCGTGATCGGCCACGAGGCGATGCTCGACCACCCGGTGGCCGAGGTGATGCGCGACGTGTGGTTCGTGCCCGACAGCAAACCGGCCGATGACCTGCTGCGCGAGATGCAGACCGCGCGCACCCACTTCGCGATCGTGATCGACGAGTACGGCGGCACCGCCGGCCTGGTGACCCTCGAGGACATCGTCGAGGAGGTCGTGGGTGAGATCGACGACGAATACGACCGTGTGACACCGGGTTTGGAAGATCTGCCCGATGGCACCACCCGGGTGCCGGCCCGCATGTCACCACGCGACCTGGCCGAACACTTCGACGTCACCATCGACGATGACGACGACGTCGAGACCGTCGGCGGTCTGCTGGCGAAGCTCGTCGGTCGGGTCCCGCTGCCAGGCGCGTCCGCGCAGGTGGCCGGCCTGCAGCTCACCGCCGAACGTATGGCGGGCCGCCGACATCAGCTCGCCACCCTCATCGTCGAGCCGGTCGACACCGAGGGCCGTGATGACCCCAATTCCGTCAGCCACGGCTCCGACGCGCGTCCCGAGGAGAGGGCGAGCGAGCGGGAGGCCCGCGGCATACGCGATGATGGCGCACGCGGGTCGGATGAGGAGAGAGTGTCGTGAGCGAATATCGAGCGGGTTTTGCCTGCCTGGTCGGCCGACCCAATGCGGGCAAGTCGACGTTGACCAATGCGCTGGTCGGACAGAAGGTGGCGATCACCTCCAGCAAGCCGCAGACGACCCGGCACACCATCCGGGGCATCACCACCTCGGACGCCGGTCAGCTGATCCTGGTCGACACCCCCGGACTGCACAAGCCGCGCACTCTGCTCGGCCAGCGGCTCAACGACGTCGTGCGCGAGACCCTGCTCGACGTCGACGTGATCGGATTCTGTCTGCCGAGTGATCAGCGCATCGGCCCCGGGGACCAGTTCATCGCGGCCGAACTCGACGAGATCCGGCGAGGCCGTCGCCGGCCAGTGGTAGCCATCGCGACCAAGAGCGACACCGTCGACAAGGACCGCCTCGCCGAGCATCTGCTGGCGATCGACCAGCTGGGTCAGTGGGATGACATCGTTCCGTGCTCG is a genomic window containing:
- a CDS encoding hemolysin family protein, producing MVLLLVAALASVVLGFLFAAIESALSRIGRHGADALVDEGRRGAPALSRLVDDSAAVAMVLTFLRVVTEATAAVLVTFACREALHDFWAALLVAIAVMAIVSFVLVGVSPRTLGRQHSAAFALSTAPAVLWLHRLLSPVARALVALGNAVTPGRGYRDGPFDSEAELREYVDLATDSDFIEDDERKMIQSVFELDETVARGLMVPRTDMITVDRRKTLRQAMSLLRRSGFSRIPVTDGSPDDIQGVIYFKDVAARVIGHEAMLDHPVAEVMRDVWFVPDSKPADDLLREMQTARTHFAIVIDEYGGTAGLVTLEDIVEEVVGEIDDEYDRVTPGLEDLPDGTTRVPARMSPRDLAEHFDVTIDDDDDVETVGGLLAKLVGRVPLPGASAQVAGLQLTAERMAGRRHQLATLIVEPVDTEGRDDPNSVSHGSDARPEERASEREARGIRDDGARGSDEERVS
- the dnaJ gene encoding molecular chaperone DnaJ, translating into MNDYYGDLGVAQNATPEEIKRAYRKMARKLHPDVNPDPDAADQFKKISQAYDVLGDAEKRQAYDMGSDPYGGSAGSAGFGQGFSFSDIMDAFFSGGVGGQTGPRSRVQRGQDALIGVEIDLSAAVFGSTEDLTFDTAVVCETCHGDGARPGTGRHTCDICHGSGQVQQVQRSFLGQVMTTRPCNACRGFGEIIDSPCFDCSGEGRVRDRRTISVKVPAGVDSGTRIQLTGEGEVGPAGGPAGDLYVEVRVRKHPTFQRQGNDLHCSVELPMTAAALGTTLSLETLDGKRDVDIRPGTQPGDVITLRNLGVTQLRSSARGDLMVHANVRVPTKLDAEQEQLLRQLADQRGEDLSQARFDRVEKGLFGKLRDAFQQK
- a CDS encoding 16S rRNA (uracil(1498)-N(3))-methyltransferase produces the protein MTAPLFFVDDGALAVAEVHGELVLAGAEARHAVVVRRIGAGEVVHLADGSGRVAECRVVAAAADALTVTVLALHETDAPAVRFVLMQALAKGDRDDQAIEAATELGVDVVVPWQAERSIVQWRGERGAKAHRKWAALLRAAAKQSRRPTVPDLEDVVSSRMAVDRLAAATTALVLHEEATARLTDVDLPGEGEVMVVVGPEGGITPGEVAAFEAAGAIPVRLGPTVLRASSAGPAALAVLAARCRW
- the ybeY gene encoding rRNA maturation RNase YbeY, which encodes MSIDLRNETDAVIDLEELHDCAAFVLDQMRVHPGADLFVGVIDEAAMETLHRQWMDLPGPTDVMSFPMDELRPGSADEEPAEGVLGDIVLCPTVAARQAADAGHTMDEELLLLTVHGILHLLGFDHAEPDERREMFELQRTLLLTFLAGLGRSGAAVRIKPPSGE
- a CDS encoding PhoH family protein yields the protein MTRDDQAHLPATTASADATESSPVSRSADIEAEHTIEIPPDVAMVTLLGPRDELLRTMERAFPRLRLHVRGNVFHLAGAPADMALVEELIDELLVIIDAGQPLNRDAVERSIGMLRGRTRERPADVLTMNIVSNRGRTIRPKTLGQKGYVDAIDANTIVFGIGPAGTGKTYLAMAKAVAALQAKQVNRIILTRPAVEAGERLGFLPGTLNDKIDPYLRPLYDALHDMVDQDSLSRLMASGTVEVAPLAYMRGRTLNDAFIILDEAQNTSAEQMKMFLTRLGFGSKMVVTGDVTQVDLPGGTQSGLRVVQDILGNVDDVHFSRLTADDVVRHRLVSAIVEAYEEFDAATTATSGHQRPARHGARRSSGGSATGTSSERGERS
- the era gene encoding GTPase Era; the protein is MSEYRAGFACLVGRPNAGKSTLTNALVGQKVAITSSKPQTTRHTIRGITTSDAGQLILVDTPGLHKPRTLLGQRLNDVVRETLLDVDVIGFCLPSDQRIGPGDQFIAAELDEIRRGRRRPVVAIATKSDTVDKDRLAEHLLAIDQLGQWDDIVPCSATRGDQVETVQQVLTSHLPVSPQLYPDGVLTDEPDDVMIAELVREAALEGVRDELPHSIAVVVEEMTPREDRPADKPLMDIRVNVFVERSSQKAIIIGRGGSRLREVGTNARTAIEELLGQRVYLDLHVKIAKDWQRDPNQLSKLGF